In Chitinophaga nivalis, a single genomic region encodes these proteins:
- a CDS encoding class I SAM-dependent methyltransferase produces MQPTYSEVKAGWDRAAATDPNPAIHPAGAHGNIAYNESGEKDSQYIIATLLRYGFVDLSNDSIIDFGSGNGRVTKPISHQFKKVYAVDFSYSMLQQLPQEGNIVPVLAVDNWFGLSELVDYAFSISVFIHNNFDSGVKVMKSISDNLKSGGLALLQIPIYDQNTIGQHWTDVSTWTIDQLTSACEFAGFEMVEVVTNPGTFAYDKIGPNHHCLQVLRKL; encoded by the coding sequence ATGCAACCAACATATTCAGAAGTAAAGGCTGGCTGGGACAGAGCAGCAGCAACCGATCCAAATCCGGCAATACACCCCGCTGGCGCACATGGGAACATTGCATACAATGAATCCGGCGAAAAAGACAGCCAGTACATAATAGCAACATTGCTAAGATATGGATTTGTTGATCTGTCTAATGACTCAATTATTGATTTTGGGTCTGGTAATGGCAGGGTGACGAAGCCAATATCGCACCAATTTAAAAAGGTGTATGCTGTAGATTTCTCATATTCGATGCTACAGCAATTGCCACAGGAAGGGAATATTGTACCAGTACTCGCTGTCGATAACTGGTTTGGTTTGTCAGAACTGGTTGATTATGCTTTCTCTATTTCCGTTTTCATTCACAACAATTTTGATTCTGGAGTAAAGGTGATGAAATCAATATCTGACAATCTTAAATCAGGCGGATTAGCTCTATTGCAGATACCCATTTATGATCAAAACACTATTGGCCAACATTGGACAGATGTATCTACATGGACAATTGATCAATTGACATCAGCATGTGAGTTTGCGGGATTTGAAATGGTGGAAGTTGTAACCAATCCTGGAACATTTGCTTATGATAAAATTGGGCCTAACCACCATTGCCTACAGGTATTAAGAAAACTTTAA
- a CDS encoding glycosyltransferase family 4 protein — MAKILWIIHNYPPYQNAGAEWMAKEINDYLAELGHEIIVISRLSPESEYNISGSRVVNTKGAERVGPIKECDIIFTHLDDSYEATDLAQEYNKPIVHVLHHSFEIDILRKGLQNVFLVYNSEWVKKDRAYPHPGIVVRPPINPARFKGMQPAQDGFITLVNCNKDKGGLILQHIARAMPDKRFLGVLGAHGQQYKGIQSNITYWDTKDDIREVFAVTSLLIAPSIYESYGRIAIEAIACGIPVVAADTPGLHESLGDAGVFVRRNNLPAWIHAIRSVVPVPSLRARAQEVWENSQNELNQLNNLINYICNQHIQK, encoded by the coding sequence ATGGCTAAAATACTTTGGATCATACATAACTACCCACCTTACCAGAACGCTGGTGCGGAGTGGATGGCGAAGGAGATAAACGACTATCTTGCGGAGCTGGGCCATGAGATTATTGTAATATCCCGGCTGTCTCCTGAAAGTGAATATAATATCAGTGGCTCACGGGTAGTAAATACCAAAGGAGCCGAAAGGGTAGGGCCAATCAAAGAATGTGATATTATTTTCACGCACCTTGATGACAGCTATGAGGCAACAGATCTCGCCCAGGAATACAATAAACCCATTGTTCATGTTCTGCACCATAGCTTTGAGATTGATATCCTCCGGAAAGGTTTACAAAATGTCTTCCTTGTGTATAACTCTGAGTGGGTTAAAAAAGATCGTGCCTACCCACACCCGGGTATCGTTGTCCGGCCGCCGATCAACCCGGCCCGGTTTAAAGGAATGCAACCCGCCCAAGACGGATTTATAACACTCGTCAACTGCAACAAAGATAAAGGTGGGCTGATCCTTCAGCACATCGCCCGCGCGATGCCCGATAAACGTTTTTTAGGCGTATTGGGCGCACATGGTCAACAGTATAAGGGCATACAGTCAAATATTACTTACTGGGATACTAAGGATGATATACGGGAGGTGTTTGCCGTTACATCGCTCCTTATTGCCCCATCTATATATGAAAGCTATGGACGCATTGCCATCGAAGCTATAGCATGTGGCATACCTGTAGTTGCAGCTGATACTCCTGGACTGCATGAAAGTCTGGGCGATGCTGGCGTATTTGTGCGTCGTAATAACTTACCTGCTTGGATACATGCAATCAGGTCTGTAGTACCTGTACCATCTTTAAGGGCAAGGGCGCAAGAAGTATGGGAAAATTCACAAAATGAACTAAACCAACTGAATAATCTAATCAATTACATATGCAACCAACATATTCAGAAGTAA
- a CDS encoding beta barrel domain-containing protein, giving the protein MGNNLKTGQVLYLSSCHKRIVSKVVRTFFTVEGNKRSRYLVDSLKEERTSVQLYLTSKEPEEIQERYMLEDEIRTRIMPYGNTGIPLENLRKIREILK; this is encoded by the coding sequence ATGGGGAACAACTTAAAAACAGGGCAGGTATTATACCTTAGCTCATGTCACAAACGAATAGTAAGCAAAGTTGTCAGAACGTTTTTCACAGTAGAAGGGAATAAAAGATCACGATATTTGGTTGATTCCCTAAAAGAAGAAAGAACATCAGTACAGCTATACCTGACGAGCAAAGAGCCGGAAGAAATACAGGAAAGGTACATGCTTGAAGACGAGATCCGAACTAGGATAATGCCATATGGCAATACCGGTATCCCACTGGAGAATCTCCGTAAGATCCGCGAGATATTGAAATAG
- the bet gene encoding phage recombination protein Bet has translation MENSLMKLDFSDEHVKLIKDQIAKGSSDAELQLFIYQCKRTGLDPLTRQIYCLFRNVKNKDSGQYEKKMTIQTSIDGFRVIAERSGDYGGQDEPIFIEDESRNLIGAKVKVYRFRGEQRYPAAVGVAYWSEYVPQPGQDAMWRKMPRTMISKVAEALALRKAYPQDLSGIYTIDEMSQDNKNDIQDISAMPVTDNSDLQILIDSCETIPELAALYNNNSALFESDTNLKTYLTNRKNTLRNAATTVQQ, from the coding sequence ATGGAAAATTCATTAATGAAGCTTGATTTCTCTGACGAACATGTAAAACTGATAAAGGATCAAATTGCAAAGGGTTCATCAGATGCCGAGTTGCAACTATTCATTTATCAATGCAAACGTACGGGCTTAGACCCCCTCACTAGGCAGATTTACTGCCTGTTCAGAAATGTGAAAAACAAAGATTCTGGACAGTATGAGAAAAAAATGACCATACAAACATCCATTGACGGATTCCGGGTCATTGCTGAGCGGTCAGGAGATTATGGGGGACAGGATGAACCTATTTTTATTGAAGATGAAAGCAGGAACCTAATAGGTGCCAAAGTGAAAGTATACCGGTTTAGGGGAGAACAAAGGTATCCAGCTGCAGTTGGAGTTGCCTACTGGTCTGAATATGTGCCTCAGCCTGGACAGGATGCAATGTGGCGTAAAATGCCAAGAACAATGATTTCAAAAGTCGCTGAGGCGCTGGCTCTTCGCAAAGCTTACCCGCAAGATTTGTCTGGTATATACACAATAGATGAAATGTCCCAGGATAACAAAAATGACATACAGGATATTTCCGCCATGCCTGTTACTGATAATTCTGACTTGCAGATTCTTATAGACAGTTGTGAGACTATTCCAGAGCTGGCAGCGCTGTATAATAATAACAGCGCTCTCTTTGAGTCAGATACCAATCTAAAAACATATTTAACTAACCGAAAAAATACTCTTAGAAATGCAGCTACAACAGTTCAGCAATAA
- a CDS encoding helix-turn-helix domain-containing protein, translated as MKEKNPEYYLVFRRNIRLLRNEKGLSAIEASKEVGLRSIKRYADLEEGRMPPSVSEVIRISDFYKVKIDTLINQTAIITFI; from the coding sequence ATGAAAGAAAAAAATCCGGAATACTATCTGGTATTCAGAAGAAATATTCGTCTCCTCCGAAATGAAAAGGGCCTTTCTGCAATTGAAGCATCTAAGGAAGTTGGATTGCGAAGCATAAAAAGGTATGCTGATTTGGAAGAAGGCCGAATGCCTCCATCTGTAAGTGAAGTAATTCGGATTTCAGACTTCTACAAAGTCAAGATAGATACACTTATCAACCAAACAGCTATCATCACTTTCATTTAA
- a CDS encoding DUF4373 domain-containing protein produces MANIKTGFHYYSIETDRYQDIKIKRLKKECGCNGLAVYDYILCEIYRVKGCFISWDESTAFDVAEYLGLKESQVNEIVNYCCHVGLFNKELLASERVLTSSSIQLRFVDWSKKAKRANYIIPEDLLILPEYSSKLPEECGKLKEESQQSKVKESKEKKKKEEEDASAIIEKLLRKVKAQELIIQRLGTPDSKPPPGPAPPPSFEELASTAAADENFYRPILTSYGITMEVLTGWLTAFNRQLKFDGKTGKSQGDYRRHFVEWLKFRDMSNPPENYSPVKNQNGADWKSSNTGNQSPSSGTSGGAKGAFNGKNGGFALIAGQLKDELKSFSTGGTAGDPTEI; encoded by the coding sequence ATGGCCAACATTAAAACCGGATTCCACTATTACAGTATCGAAACTGATAGGTACCAGGATATTAAGATTAAGAGGCTGAAAAAGGAATGCGGTTGCAACGGTCTGGCAGTCTATGACTATATTCTTTGTGAAATCTACAGGGTAAAAGGCTGTTTCATTTCGTGGGACGAAAGTACTGCATTTGATGTAGCGGAATACCTTGGATTGAAGGAAAGCCAGGTGAATGAGATAGTTAACTATTGCTGCCATGTGGGTCTTTTTAATAAGGAACTGCTGGCAAGTGAGAGGGTGCTAACATCATCTTCCATTCAATTAAGATTCGTGGATTGGTCAAAAAAAGCCAAACGAGCTAACTACATTATTCCAGAAGATTTATTAATCCTTCCGGAATATTCATCCAAACTTCCGGAAGAATGTGGCAAACTAAAAGAAGAAAGTCAACAAAGTAAAGTAAAGGAAAGTAAAGAAAAGAAGAAGAAAGAAGAAGAAGACGCCTCCGCCATCATCGAAAAATTACTACGGAAGGTTAAGGCACAGGAACTAATCATACAGCGTTTAGGAACTCCTGATTCAAAACCTCCCCCCGGCCCCGCGCCGCCCCCCTCCTTTGAGGAGCTGGCTTCAACGGCGGCCGCTGATGAAAACTTCTATCGACCCATACTCACGAGTTATGGAATAACGATGGAGGTACTCACAGGATGGCTGACAGCTTTCAACCGGCAACTGAAATTTGATGGGAAGACAGGTAAATCCCAAGGAGACTACCGCCGGCACTTTGTTGAATGGCTAAAATTCCGGGACATGTCTAACCCACCTGAAAATTATTCACCTGTAAAGAATCAAAATGGAGCAGATTGGAAAAGCAGTAATACAGGCAACCAGTCACCTTCAAGTGGAACCAGCGGAGGTGCAAAAGGAGCATTTAACGGTAAAAACGGCGGTTTCGCTCTCATTGCCGGACAGCTTAAAGATGAGCTTAAGAGCTTTTCTACCGGAGGAACAGCGGGTGATCCAACTGAAATATAA
- a CDS encoding DUF3268 family zinc-finger domain-containing protein, whose translation MTDIEKGKICPYCGGEPIFTDSCEIYGKSYGMISLCRPCDAYCGVHKGTNKPLGRLADKKLREMKKLAHAAFDPIWQEKILNRKEAYKWLSAKLNISEQRCHIGMFDIETCLLVINSCKLFNHEHHITINRG comes from the coding sequence ATGACAGATATAGAAAAAGGGAAGATTTGCCCTTACTGCGGCGGTGAACCTATTTTCACTGACAGTTGTGAGATATATGGCAAATCCTATGGCATGATATCTTTATGTCGCCCATGTGATGCATACTGCGGCGTACATAAAGGCACCAATAAACCTCTTGGGAGACTTGCTGATAAAAAGCTAAGGGAGATGAAAAAATTGGCTCATGCCGCCTTCGATCCCATTTGGCAGGAGAAAATATTAAATAGAAAGGAAGCATACAAGTGGCTATCAGCTAAATTAAACATATCGGAACAACGTTGCCACATAGGTATGTTTGACATTGAAACATGCTTGCTTGTAATAAACTCATGTAAATTATTTAATCATGAACACCACATTACAATTAACCGAGGTTGA
- a CDS encoding DNA cytosine methyltransferase yields the protein MNMNYKPTAKGYFSGCGGMELGLMQAGINMTQSLDLDKEATDCMQANQQYFSHQVLTQDIKDITVLEQERTDIIVGTYPCTKYSTIADIKGTRTGDDLFLHFFRHIAIEKPEMYIVENVPGMKKFPVVMEAMTQLPGYYVNVFCPVDALCWLPQSRERLILIGTRKHFMPAAPGMNKRACLSNLLEENPKVEIPDYVYTRLNGNYRDLPIIVDPDDHNAFAPTCLAHYSKDRGTRLVKDKRFPHGVRPFTIREFARLQGFPDDFHFPDKLSSYRLIGNAVAPPMARWIGLEAMKYFN from the coding sequence ATGAATATGAATTATAAACCAACAGCGAAGGGATATTTCTCAGGATGCGGAGGGATGGAGTTGGGACTGATGCAGGCCGGAATAAATATGACTCAGAGCCTCGACCTTGATAAAGAGGCTACAGATTGCATGCAGGCCAATCAACAATACTTCTCCCACCAGGTACTAACACAAGACATAAAAGATATAACAGTTCTGGAGCAGGAACGAACGGACATCATCGTTGGCACATATCCATGTACAAAATACAGCACTATAGCCGACATTAAAGGCACTCGCACCGGTGATGATTTGTTTCTTCATTTCTTCCGGCACATAGCCATCGAGAAGCCGGAAATGTATATTGTGGAGAATGTACCAGGAATGAAGAAGTTCCCCGTGGTAATGGAAGCAATGACACAGTTGCCTGGTTATTATGTTAATGTATTCTGTCCAGTGGACGCCCTTTGCTGGCTTCCTCAGTCACGGGAACGCCTGATATTGATTGGCACACGTAAACACTTCATGCCAGCTGCTCCTGGAATGAATAAGCGTGCTTGTCTATCTAACTTACTTGAGGAAAATCCAAAAGTAGAGATACCGGATTATGTGTATACTCGACTCAATGGCAATTATCGCGATCTGCCCATTATTGTAGATCCGGATGATCACAATGCCTTTGCGCCAACATGCCTAGCACACTACAGCAAAGACAGAGGTACACGCCTGGTAAAAGACAAACGTTTCCCTCATGGTGTCAGGCCATTCACTATCAGAGAGTTTGCCCGCTTGCAAGGCTTCCCAGATGATTTTCATTTCCCTGACAAATTAAGTAGCTACCGCCTTATAGGCAATGCAGTAGCTCCACCTATGGCTAGGTGGATAGGATTGGAGGCAATGAAATATTTTAACTAA
- a CDS encoding DUF6283 family protein, producing the protein MEKFELRRIKQCAKCPWRVNTNPNKIPNGYSKEKHEALSCTISKGGFTSTRAMACHESQVGREDYCIGWLHNQLGPGNNIWLRFRFMNCTNVSKIRLIGEQHSRFEDTLPKH; encoded by the coding sequence ATGGAGAAATTTGAGTTACGTCGAATTAAGCAGTGTGCAAAATGCCCTTGGCGAGTAAATACCAACCCAAACAAAATACCAAACGGGTACAGTAAAGAAAAACATGAGGCACTATCCTGCACTATTTCAAAAGGGGGATTTACCAGCACCAGAGCAATGGCGTGTCACGAATCACAAGTTGGACGGGAAGATTATTGTATTGGCTGGCTTCACAACCAGTTGGGGCCAGGGAATAACATATGGCTTCGGTTTCGATTCATGAACTGCACCAATGTATCTAAAATCCGGCTTATTGGCGAACAGCATAGCCGGTTTGAAGATACCCTCCCAAAACATTAA
- a CDS encoding recombination protein NinG, protein MELSAKTIQKYKGRGISFLLREAETVFNRYIRQRDSQDGYFKCISCQEYKPVSKMHAGHFMSAGHHTAVRFNEDNVHGQCEKCNTFLHGNLISYQENLIKKIGQDSVDIIKSTCRNTAKWHRIDLISIIETYKGKLK, encoded by the coding sequence ATGGAGTTAAGTGCGAAGACAATACAGAAGTATAAAGGCCGCGGGATATCCTTCCTGCTACGTGAAGCTGAAACAGTATTTAACAGGTATATCCGGCAACGTGATAGCCAAGATGGGTATTTCAAGTGCATCAGCTGCCAGGAATACAAGCCGGTTTCGAAAATGCATGCAGGGCATTTTATGTCCGCAGGGCACCATACAGCTGTCAGGTTCAACGAAGATAACGTCCATGGCCAGTGTGAAAAATGTAACACATTCCTTCATGGGAACCTGATATCCTACCAGGAGAACCTGATTAAAAAAATCGGACAGGATTCCGTGGATATAATAAAGTCTACCTGCCGGAACACTGCAAAATGGCATAGAATAGATCTCATATCAATAATTGAAACTTATAAAGGGAAGCTAAAATGA
- a CDS encoding helix-turn-helix domain-containing protein — translation MKTPFGLEQVLRILKKEGFDQGEVAGKIGYSEGHLSKVVNGEKSFSAKMQKAIMDEYGSYLTDIVVIDNPVESAAIISIRIESKIDSLAYVLSCFVEGLPDKEKKGLLNKLHSAIDDHDGEKQENKTEAFQLYVELAKKNAKDRAGKIQRKLEE, via the coding sequence ATGAAAACACCATTTGGCCTTGAACAGGTATTAAGAATTTTAAAGAAGGAGGGTTTTGACCAAGGAGAGGTAGCTGGAAAGATTGGTTATAGTGAGGGGCATTTATCCAAAGTTGTTAACGGGGAGAAGTCATTTTCTGCAAAAATGCAGAAGGCGATAATGGATGAATATGGTAGTTACCTTACAGACATTGTGGTAATAGATAATCCTGTAGAATCAGCAGCCATTATATCTATCAGGATTGAATCCAAGATTGATTCGCTGGCATATGTATTGTCTTGTTTTGTGGAGGGGTTGCCAGACAAAGAAAAGAAAGGCTTGCTGAATAAATTGCATTCTGCCATAGATGATCATGACGGGGAAAAACAAGAGAATAAAACAGAAGCCTTTCAATTATATGTAGAATTGGCTAAAAAGAACGCAAAAGATCGCGCAGGGAAAATTCAACGAAAACTGGAGGAGTAA
- a CDS encoding AAA family ATPase: protein MFDEILKNPAISVVLVASMGAIAYTIKDIPVKAFDFIRKKILARVVFTARVPDYESLFFVLEKWLFDRFAANHRDVHAAFDETKANRMPKIIFKSAPNIFTVRYAGKWVLIEKRRQNIEHAENFRSLFAHEYIISAIKGRDAITNLLEEAKQSYYKHLPVNAVTIKTHHTNGYYDYNSTITVKPLTKVIIDAGVKAKIINDVDEFKGGRKWYTDNAIPYKRTYCFYGPPGTGKTSLSLAIASYLDADVYVININSLADDFALQTAFQQIPSGSILLLEDVDAAFNGRQSKCKVSFSALLNCTDGAFYRDGLITCITTNHIDTLDPALLRTGRCDMKIHITYPSAEEVSYYISQFFGENMKFNLDSEIPMSDVQEICISHKNDPYGALDALYAKSLSKISV, encoded by the coding sequence ATGTTTGATGAAATATTAAAAAACCCGGCCATTTCGGTGGTCCTGGTGGCATCCATGGGGGCGATTGCCTACACTATAAAAGATATTCCGGTCAAGGCATTTGATTTTATTCGTAAGAAGATATTAGCACGAGTTGTTTTTACTGCACGAGTGCCGGATTATGAATCTCTTTTTTTTGTACTGGAAAAATGGTTGTTCGATAGATTTGCTGCCAACCACCGGGATGTGCATGCTGCTTTTGATGAAACAAAAGCGAACAGGATGCCCAAAATTATCTTCAAAAGTGCACCCAATATTTTCACGGTGAGATATGCTGGCAAGTGGGTGTTAATTGAAAAACGACGTCAGAACATAGAACATGCGGAGAATTTCCGTTCATTGTTTGCCCATGAATATATAATTTCTGCCATTAAAGGTCGAGATGCTATAACAAATTTACTGGAAGAGGCAAAGCAGTCATACTATAAGCATCTACCTGTTAATGCTGTAACAATTAAGACCCATCATACCAATGGATATTATGATTATAACAGCACAATAACTGTAAAGCCGTTAACCAAAGTAATTATAGATGCCGGTGTGAAAGCGAAAATTATAAATGATGTCGACGAATTTAAGGGTGGTAGGAAATGGTATACAGACAACGCGATACCATACAAAAGGACATACTGTTTTTATGGCCCTCCCGGCACCGGGAAGACATCTCTATCGTTGGCAATAGCCTCATATCTGGATGCAGATGTATATGTGATAAACATAAATAGCCTGGCAGATGACTTTGCACTACAAACAGCATTTCAACAAATTCCGAGCGGATCTATTCTACTGCTTGAGGATGTTGACGCAGCATTCAATGGTCGGCAAAGTAAATGCAAGGTATCTTTTTCCGCACTATTAAACTGCACCGATGGAGCATTTTACCGTGATGGGCTAATCACATGCATAACCACAAACCATATAGATACGCTGGATCCTGCGTTACTTCGAACTGGCCGGTGTGATATGAAAATACATATCACATACCCATCAGCGGAAGAAGTGTCTTACTACATATCTCAGTTTTTCGGTGAGAATATGAAATTCAATTTGGACAGTGAAATACCTATGTCCGATGTTCAAGAGATATGTATTTCGCATAAAAACGATCCATATGGCGCGCTTGATGCCCTATACGCAAAATCATTAAGCAAGATTTCGGTTTAA
- a CDS encoding MarR family transcriptional regulator — protein MTEKQQAVLEYLKLNPGWHTPTDIAEHFGITRDKGSQWAYPSLKALVKAGDVTRDAGKYKFNNFKKHTHGEK, from the coding sequence ATGACAGAAAAACAACAGGCCGTTCTGGAGTACTTAAAACTAAATCCGGGATGGCACACACCAACTGACATCGCCGAACATTTCGGCATTACCAGAGATAAAGGCTCACAGTGGGCATACCCATCATTAAAGGCCCTGGTTAAAGCTGGAGACGTAACCAGAGATGCCGGCAAATACAAGTTTAACAATTTTAAAAAACATACACATGGTGAAAAATGA
- a CDS encoding terminase small subunit, with translation MAINEKQRRFCEEYLIDLNATKAAIRAGYSEKTAAQIGCENLIKPDIIDYLNIRRSEISEKTEISQEWVMKRLKDISDRCMTVEPVMEFDNNTKSMKETGEYKFDSSGANKATELIGKHLGMFITRIDATTKGESLNNEKRPVMTLPDGTTLEL, from the coding sequence ATGGCCATAAATGAAAAGCAAAGAAGATTTTGTGAGGAATATCTTATTGATCTAAACGCGACAAAGGCAGCTATAAGGGCGGGTTACTCTGAAAAGACGGCAGCCCAAATAGGCTGTGAGAACCTGATAAAACCTGATATTATTGATTATTTGAATATTCGACGTTCTGAGATTTCTGAGAAGACGGAAATAAGCCAGGAATGGGTTATGAAGCGCTTAAAAGATATTTCAGATCGCTGTATGACAGTGGAGCCAGTAATGGAGTTCGACAATAATACCAAGTCTATGAAAGAAACGGGAGAGTACAAATTCGATTCTTCCGGCGCAAACAAGGCAACAGAACTTATTGGGAAACACCTGGGCATGTTCATCACCAGGATAGATGCTACTACAAAAGGTGAGTCGTTGAATAATGAGAAGCGTCCAGTAATGACTTTGCCAGACGGTACAACGCTTGAACTATGA